Proteins encoded by one window of Salarias fasciatus chromosome 1, fSalaFa1.1, whole genome shotgun sequence:
- the cilp gene encoding cartilage intermediate layer protein 1 has product MFLRPRFLFLGIVAAFAATAQGLWRRDPKDSGPAAYSSEEHYEWTTWFNVDHPGGRGDYEQLDAIRFYYRARVCETPRAIEARTTNWVPARETGETVHADPTVGFWCLNEEQGPDRNCSNYAVRFLCAKEGVNLPGTWGPWSDWSACPALCGQVGVQLRHRTCQSRSTPCIGNKVEGKSCSGPQCPSTDCSLQCVMGKVNADCDACMCEQHILLGAVRSAGGLTAEGAAILRSGKLLTLTDHNGHFRIPGVCPDGNTTLTVSLQGHISQNVVVPTSTEQTSVLSVQLKRSEMLHVVNSPMSKVRREGQSAAFCCKVAGTPQPDKYQWFHNNSLMEKQSDSTLVLKDLHPDHAGEYSCRAVGPTGSIKTKPATLRVLGRDEPSCNPKPESNLIRLPHDCYQNSTDSFYIDVGKCPSSSCAGQLDNGIRCKDKVAYCCGVAKMEERLLTCQGYQLPTMVVTECGCQKCVDTKAIVHGRAIATDNGEPMRFGHIFMNGVRISRTGYKGTFSIQVPPDTERLVLTFVDNMQKFVNTTKVLPFNIKGGAVYHEIKLLRKKAPVTISSSETNTLELGEVEGQETMVQIQIPPHSFYKENGEVFTGNVNASVTFLDPRDISTAAAAQSDLNFVGSEGDTLPLRTYGMFSVDFRGEENNEPLNAGEVKVFLDSAQVKMSEHLDSMKLWSLNPETGLWEEEGSLQMEKKKRGKREERTFLIGNMEIRERRLFNLDVPENRRCYVKVRAFRGERFSVADQVEGVVVSLINMEPTAGYSSNPRAWGRFDSVVTGPNGACLPAFCDDRKPDAYSAYVMANLGGEELEAVPSAPKLNPNIIGVPQPYLSKLNYRRSDHEDPRVKKTAFSINVAKPSPNTAEEGNGPVYAFENLKECEEAPFSAAHFRFSRVEGDRYDYNTVPFNEDDPMSWTEDYLSWWPKPLEYRACYIKIKITSPHEINVRSRNMGGTHPKTVGQLYGLRDTRSIRDMDQPTISAVCLEFKCSGMLYDQERVDRTLVKVIPQGSCKRDHVNAMLQEYLVNHLPLAVNNDTNEFTMLAPLDPLGHNYGIYTVTDQDPRTAKEIALGRCFDGTSDGTSRVMKSNEGVALTFTCGDREVTRQSVFQTMQQGSQGQTVTSVVREGRQNRRRQRANAPRSSRRRSTRNPEGKRVKTRS; this is encoded by the exons atgttCCTGCGACCTCGTTTTCTCTTCTTGGGAATCGTCGCAGCCTTCGCCGCTACAGCTCAAG GATTATGGAGAAGAGATCCCAAAGATTCTGGTCCTGCTGCCTACAGTTCAGAGG AACACTATGAGTGGACGACCTGGTTCAACGTGGACCACCCTGGAGGTCGTGGAGATTATGAGCAGCTGGACGCCATTCGCTTTTATTACCGCGCTCGGGTGTGTGAGACTCCGCGGGCCATCGAGGCCAGAACCACCAACTGGGTGCCGGCCCGTGAGACCGGGGAGACGGTGCATGCGGACCCCACCGTGGGATTCTGGTGCCTCAACGAGGAGCAGGGTCCTGACCGCAACTGCTCCAACTACGCAGTCCGTTTCCTCTGTGCCAAAG AGGGTGTGAACCTTCCGGGCACCTGGGGACCTTGGTCTGACTGGAGTGCATGTCCCGCCCTCTGCGGACAGGTGGGGGTCCAGCTTCGCCATCGGACCTGCCAATCTCGCTCCACTCCGTGTATTGGAAATAAAGTAGAAGGAAAATCATGCAGTGGACCTCAGTGCCCAAGTACAG acTGCTCGCTGCAGTGCGTGATGGGAAAAGTGAACGCGGACTGTGACGCATGCATGTGCGAACAACACATCCTGTTGGGCGCTGTGCGCAGTGCCGGCGGTCTCACCGCCGAGGGCGCTGCCATCCTCCGCTCCGGCAAACTTCTCACACTTACAGACCACAACGGACATTTCCGCATCCCCGGCGTCTGCCCCGACGGCAACACTACCCTGACAGTCAGCCTGCAGGGTCACATCTCCCAAAATGTTGTCGTACCCACCAGCACAGAGCAGACCTCGGTCCTCAGCGTCCAGCTCAAGAGATCAG AGATGCTTCATGTGGTGAACAGCCCGATGAGCAAAGTccggagggagggacagagcgCTGCCTTCTGCTGCAAAGTGGCAGGGACGCCACAGCCAGACAAATACCAATG GTTTCATAACAACAGCCTGATGGAGAAGCAGTCTGACAGCACTCTGGTCCTGAAAGATCTGCATCCGGATCATGCTGGAGAGTACTCGTGCAGAGCCGTCGGTCCAACTGGATCCATCAAGACCAAACCAGCTACTCTCAGAGTCTTAG GCAGAGATGAGCCGTCCTGCAACCCCAAACCTGAGTCCAACCTCATTCGCCTTCCGCATGACTGCTACCAAAACAGCACAGACTCCTTCTACATCGACGTGGGCAAGTGCCCCTCAAGCTCATGCGCTGGTCAACTGGATAATGGCATCAGATGCAAAGACAAAGTGGCTTACTGCTGTGGCGTGgcaaagatggaggagaggctgctgaCATGCCAAGGCTACCAGCTGCCCACCATGGTAGTGACCGAATGCGGCTGCCAGAAATGTGTGGACACCAAGGCCATTGTGCATGGCAGGGCCATTGCTACAGACAATGGTGAGCCAATGAGGTTTGGCCACATCTTCATGAATGGCGTGCGAATCAGCCGCACAGGCTACAAAGGTACCTTCTCCATCCAGGTTCCCCCTGACACAGAGAGGTTAGTGCTGACGTTTGTGGACAACATGCAGAAGTTTGTCAACACCACAAAGGTACTTCCTTTCAATATAAAAGGAGGGGCAGTTTACCATGAGATCAAACTTCTGAGAAAGAAAGCTCCCGTGACCATCAGCTCTTCAGAAACCAACACTCTGGAGCTCGGGGAGGTCGAGGGCCAAGAGACGATGGTTCAAATCCAGATTCCCCCTCATTCCTTCTACAAGGAGAATGGCGAGGTCTTCACAGGTAACGTTAACGCCAGCGTGACATTTCTGGACCCTAGAGATATCTCCACAGCCGCTGCAGCTCAAAGTGATCTCAACTTTGTGGGAAGTGAAGGCGATACCCTGCCACTGAGGACCTACGGCATGTTTTCAGTCGACTTTAGAGGTGAGGAAAACAATGAACCCCTGAATGCAGGTGAAGTGAAGGTGTTCCTGGACTCAGCTCAGGTGAAAATGTCAGAGCACCTTGACAGTATGAAGCTATGGTCACTGAATCCTGAAACTGGcctgtgggaggaggagggcagtctgcagatggagaagaaaaaacgaggcaaaagagaggagagaaccTTTCTGATTGGAAACATGGAAATCAGAGAGCGGCGTCTGTTTAACCTGGACGTCCCAGAGAACCGCAGGTGCTATGTGAAAGTGAGGGCCTTTAGGGGAGAACGCTTCTCAGTCGCTGACCAAGTGGAAGGAGTTGTGGTGAGTCTCATAAACATGGAGCCCACAGCTGGCTACTCCTCTAATCCACGCGCATGGGGTCGATTCGATAGTGTTGTTACCGGCCCCAATGGAGCCTGCCTTCCAGCCTTCTGTGATGATCGGAAACCTGACGCCTACTCTGCCTATGTCATGGCCAACCTCGGAGGAGAAGAACTGGAAGCTGTACCTTCTGCTCCCAAACTGAATCCCAACATCATTGGAGTGCCTCAACCTTACCTGAGCAAACTGAACTACAGACGATCTGACCACGAGGACCCAAGAGTAAAGAAAACGGCGTTCAGCATCAATGTGGCAAAGCCGAGTCCAAACACAGCTGAGGAAGGCAACGGGCCGGTCTACGCATTTGAGAACTTGAAAGAATGTGAAGAGGCCCCATTCAGTGCAGCACACTTCCGCTTTTCACGAGTGGAAGGAGACCGCTATGACTACAACACAGTGCCATTCAATGAAGACGACCCAATGAGCTGGACAGAAGATTACCTAAGCTGGTGGCCAAAACCCTTGGAATACAGGGCCTGCTACATCAAGATCAAAATCACCAGTCCACACGAGATCAACGTGCGCTCCCGCAACATGGGTGGAACCCATCCCAAGACTGTAGGGCAGCTCTACGGCCTCAGAGACACTCGCAGCATCCGAGATATGGACCAACCTACTATTTCAGCAGTGTGCCTGGAGTTCAAGTGCAGCGGGATGCTGTACGATCAAGAGCGAGTAGATCGTACCCTGGTCAAAGTAATCCCACAAGGAAGCTGTAAGAGAGATCATGTTAATGCAATGCTTCAGGAGTACCTGGTGAACCACCTGCCCCTGGCCGTCAACAATGACACCAATGAGTTTACCATGTTGGCGCCTCTTGACCCTCTAGGCCACAACTATGGGATTTACACGGTGACTGACCAGGATCCCCGTACGGCCAAAGAAATAGCGCTTGGACGCTGCTTTGACGGTACCTCTGATGGCACGTCTCGCGTCATGAAGAGTAACGAGGGCGTGGCACTAACTTTCACCTGCGGAGACCGTGAGGTGACTCGACAGAGTGTCTTCCAAACCATGCAGCAGGGTTCTCAAGGTCAAACGGTAACAAGCGTGGTAAGAGAGGGACGGCAAAATCGGCGCAGGCAGAGGGCCAACGCACCTCGCAGCAGTCGCCGACGTAGCACCAGAAATCCTGAGGGAAAGCGGGTGAAGACCAGAAGCTAA